From a single Microbacterium terrisoli genomic region:
- the mtrA gene encoding MtrAB system response regulator MtrA, translating into MTSRILVVDDDTALAEMIGIVLRTEGFETDFCADGAKAVDAWRAGRPDLILLDLMLPGMDGIEICTRIRAESGVPIIMLTARTDTADVVRGLESGADDYIVKPFNPKELVARIRTRLRPGTHAIADVLRIGDLEVDVAAHEVRRSDAAIALTPLEFELLVALASKPQQVFSREMLLEQVWGYHYKADTRLVNVHVQRLRAKVERDPDNPKIVTTVRGVGYRAGAVI; encoded by the coding sequence ATGACTTCACGAATCCTGGTGGTCGACGACGACACCGCACTGGCGGAGATGATCGGCATCGTTCTGCGCACCGAAGGGTTCGAGACCGACTTCTGCGCCGACGGCGCGAAGGCCGTCGACGCCTGGCGCGCCGGGCGACCCGACCTCATCCTGCTCGACCTGATGCTGCCGGGCATGGACGGCATCGAGATCTGCACGCGCATCCGCGCCGAGTCCGGCGTGCCGATCATCATGCTCACCGCACGCACCGACACCGCCGACGTCGTGCGGGGATTGGAGTCGGGGGCCGACGACTACATCGTCAAACCGTTCAACCCGAAGGAGCTCGTGGCGCGCATCCGCACGCGTCTGCGCCCCGGCACGCACGCGATCGCCGATGTGCTGCGCATCGGAGACCTCGAAGTGGATGTCGCCGCCCATGAGGTCCGCCGCAGCGACGCGGCGATCGCCCTCACGCCGCTGGAGTTCGAGCTTCTGGTGGCGCTGGCGTCGAAGCCGCAGCAGGTGTTCTCCCGCGAGATGCTGCTCGAGCAGGTGTGGGGCTACCACTACAAGGCCGACACGCGGCTCGTGAATGTCCACGTCCAGCGTCTGCGGGCCAAGGTGGAGCGCGACCCCGACAATCCGAAGATCGTCACGACCGTGCGCGGGGTCGGCTACCGAGCCGGCGCCGTCATCTGA
- the mtrB gene encoding MtrAB system histidine kinase MtrB — protein MTGVVPTASSPPTWRDADWWRARYEDLSTLWRRSLRFRTVAITLVLTASAIIIACVWMALAIQNDLFESRKSQALTDARRAVDSAQTTLYDAVVQDDPVQMQNLLRSVQTSLSQQAATDMTLAVRIDKTPSQTAPPGFQSGGLQEDMISPALRAHVRSPNQADLQWGQSIALPDDGATRPGIIVGQQIVVPDVGPYELYLAYDLDDAGRTLSFVQATLWIVGTALVVLIGAIAWFTLRAVTVPIRQAADTSAELASGDLNVRLTVHGEDELATLGRSFNAMADSIQSQITQLAELSLVQQRFVSDVSHELRTPLTTIRLAADMINDQREAFDPATARAAELLYAQVQRFEELLTDLLEISRYDAGSVQLELEPTSLAHLAEDVMNSMQQLADQHGSDVRLVAPGGYSLVDMDPRRIRRIVRNLLGNAIEHGEGRPIVITVDSNQQAVALGVRDYGMGMTEADSERVFDRFWRADPSRKRTIGGTGLGLSIALGDARLHHGTLTVWSSPGIGTNFVLTLPRGGASLTDGSPIPTDPGDDTASLDALGLTQPISLTARTPGADDGGAA, from the coding sequence ATGACCGGTGTGGTGCCCACCGCCTCATCGCCGCCCACCTGGCGCGATGCCGACTGGTGGCGGGCGCGGTACGAAGACCTCAGCACCCTCTGGCGGCGGTCTCTGCGGTTCCGCACCGTGGCGATCACCCTGGTGCTGACGGCGTCGGCGATCATCATCGCGTGCGTCTGGATGGCACTGGCCATCCAGAACGACCTCTTCGAATCGCGCAAATCGCAGGCTCTCACCGACGCACGCCGCGCCGTCGACTCGGCGCAGACGACGCTGTACGACGCTGTCGTGCAAGACGACCCGGTGCAGATGCAGAACCTGCTGCGCAGCGTGCAGACCTCGCTGTCACAGCAGGCGGCGACCGACATGACGCTGGCCGTGCGCATCGATAAGACGCCGTCGCAGACCGCCCCGCCCGGATTCCAGTCCGGGGGGCTGCAGGAGGACATGATCTCCCCGGCGCTGCGGGCGCACGTGCGCTCGCCGAATCAGGCCGACCTGCAGTGGGGGCAGTCGATCGCGCTGCCCGACGACGGAGCCACCCGCCCGGGGATCATCGTGGGCCAGCAGATCGTCGTTCCCGACGTCGGACCCTACGAGCTGTACCTCGCCTACGACCTCGACGATGCGGGCCGCACCCTCAGTTTCGTCCAGGCGACCCTGTGGATCGTCGGAACGGCGCTGGTCGTGCTGATCGGAGCCATCGCCTGGTTCACCCTGCGCGCGGTCACGGTGCCGATCCGGCAGGCCGCCGACACCAGCGCGGAACTCGCCTCCGGAGACCTGAACGTGCGCCTGACCGTGCACGGCGAAGACGAACTGGCCACCCTCGGACGCTCGTTCAACGCGATGGCCGACAGCATCCAGTCTCAGATCACCCAGCTCGCCGAGCTCTCGCTCGTGCAGCAGAGGTTCGTCTCGGATGTCTCGCACGAGCTGCGCACGCCTCTGACGACCATCCGGCTGGCGGCCGACATGATCAACGACCAGCGCGAGGCTTTCGATCCGGCGACCGCCCGGGCCGCCGAGCTGCTGTATGCCCAGGTGCAGCGCTTCGAAGAGCTGCTGACCGATCTGCTGGAGATCAGCCGGTACGACGCGGGGTCGGTGCAGCTCGAGCTGGAGCCGACGAGCCTGGCCCACCTGGCCGAAGACGTGATGAACTCGATGCAGCAGCTGGCCGACCAGCACGGGTCGGACGTGCGTCTGGTCGCGCCGGGCGGGTACTCGCTCGTCGACATGGATCCGCGCCGCATCCGCCGTATCGTGCGCAATCTGCTGGGCAACGCGATCGAGCACGGCGAGGGACGACCGATCGTGATCACCGTCGACAGCAACCAGCAGGCGGTCGCCCTCGGCGTGCGCGACTACGGCATGGGAATGACCGAAGCCGACAGCGAGCGCGTGTTCGACCGGTTCTGGCGCGCCGACCCCTCACGCAAGCGCACGATCGGCGGCACCGGCCTCGGCCTGTCGATCGCCCTCGGCGATGCGCGGCTGCACCACGGCACGCTGACGGTGTGGTCGTCGCCGGGCATCGGCACCAACTTCGTGCTGACGCTGCCGCGTGGCGGCGCGTCGCTGACCGACGGCTCGCCCATCCCCACCGACCCGGGCGATGACACCGCGTCGCTGGACGCTCTGGGGCTGACCCAGCCGATCTCGCTCACCGCTCGCACACCCGGCGCAGACGACGGAGGTGCCGCATGA
- a CDS encoding LpqB family beta-propeller domain-containing protein has product MTRRRMPRPLQVAVMIMAALMLSACAGLPTSGPVFAGLKPGAVAPPDFSFIPLKPQDGATPEQIVQGFVDAATGPDGNWAVAQLYLAPSFRGKWNPLEGTTIDARSDRAYSTSGDDTVTLTITQRATVDATGAYRPSGGGRSTLPPFALAKVDGQWRITQAPNGIIVGADQFTGVFHQYAVMYFDPGWHYLVPDVRWFPSYNAATRIAQSLIDGKPTPWMAESVKSAFPESVSLNVPSVPLTAGGVARVELSGPVLALDQPTLDRMQTQLQRSLASAGVTDVSMTGATGAELSASDVATASTRIDARALVETDKDFGFLSPGNRIEAIPGLTQAMRTVRPEAIELAGDYASAAVRTQSHVVARISDQVTPLDDRAGLIDPAVDADGFIWSVPGQTPAALLAFGADGKKHAVNGSAWANATRLRAISISRDGTRIAAIAEVGGQDVVQVAGIVRDQNGVPQRLGDVVQVGALSGPGIDLTWIDDSTLAIAARTGSDAEVMRQTVGGPAASSIAAPGDITSISGTTGTTVRLRGADGALYAQRGSNWERAGSGVRVLATVQGMPPQAQTQR; this is encoded by the coding sequence ATGACACGCCGAAGGATGCCGCGACCGCTGCAGGTGGCGGTCATGATCATGGCGGCGCTCATGCTCTCGGCCTGCGCGGGCCTGCCCACGTCGGGGCCCGTGTTCGCCGGGCTCAAGCCCGGGGCGGTCGCCCCGCCGGACTTCTCGTTCATCCCGTTGAAGCCGCAGGACGGGGCCACGCCCGAGCAGATCGTGCAGGGATTCGTCGATGCCGCCACCGGGCCCGACGGAAACTGGGCGGTTGCGCAGCTGTACCTGGCGCCGTCGTTCCGCGGCAAGTGGAACCCGCTGGAGGGAACCACCATCGACGCGCGCTCCGATCGCGCATACTCCACCAGCGGCGACGACACCGTGACCCTGACGATCACGCAGCGGGCGACCGTGGACGCGACCGGCGCATACCGGCCGTCCGGCGGCGGACGCTCGACGCTGCCGCCCTTCGCACTGGCGAAGGTGGACGGGCAATGGCGCATCACGCAGGCGCCGAACGGCATCATCGTGGGAGCCGACCAGTTCACCGGCGTGTTCCACCAGTACGCGGTCATGTACTTCGACCCCGGCTGGCACTATCTCGTCCCCGACGTGCGCTGGTTCCCCTCGTACAACGCGGCCACCCGCATCGCGCAGAGCCTCATCGACGGCAAACCCACACCGTGGATGGCCGAGAGCGTGAAGTCGGCCTTCCCCGAGAGCGTCTCGCTGAACGTCCCGTCGGTGCCGCTGACAGCGGGCGGCGTCGCGCGCGTCGAACTCTCCGGACCCGTGCTCGCACTCGATCAGCCGACCCTCGATCGCATGCAGACGCAGCTGCAGCGCAGCCTTGCCAGCGCGGGCGTGACGGACGTGTCGATGACCGGGGCGACCGGCGCCGAGCTCAGCGCCAGCGACGTGGCCACGGCATCCACCCGCATCGATGCACGCGCCCTCGTCGAGACCGACAAGGACTTCGGGTTCCTTTCGCCGGGCAACCGCATCGAAGCCATCCCCGGGCTCACCCAGGCGATGCGCACCGTGCGGCCCGAGGCGATCGAGCTGGCCGGCGACTACGCATCGGCGGCGGTGCGCACGCAATCGCACGTCGTGGCCAGGATCTCCGACCAGGTCACGCCCCTGGATGACCGCGCCGGCCTGATCGACCCCGCCGTGGACGCGGACGGCTTCATCTGGAGCGTTCCCGGACAGACGCCCGCGGCCCTGCTCGCATTCGGCGCCGACGGCAAGAAGCACGCCGTCAACGGCAGCGCCTGGGCCAACGCGACCCGGCTGCGGGCGATCTCGATCTCGCGCGACGGCACGCGGATCGCGGCGATCGCAGAGGTCGGCGGGCAGGATGTCGTGCAGGTGGCCGGGATCGTGCGTGACCAGAACGGCGTTCCCCAGCGGCTGGGAGATGTCGTTCAGGTCGGCGCGCTGTCGGGCCCGGGGATCGATCTCACGTGGATCGACGACTCGACGCTGGCCATCGCCGCGCGCACCGGGTCTGACGCGGAAGTCATGCGGCAGACCGTCGGGGGACCGGCCGCGAGTTCGATCGCGGCTCCCGGTGACATCACCTCGATCTCCGGCACCACAGGCACGACCGTGCGGCTGCGTGGTGCAGACGGCGCGCTGTATGCGCAGCGCGGGTCGAACTGGGAGCGGGCCGGCAGTGGCGTCCGGGTGCTCGCCACGGTGCAGGGAATGCCGCCGCAGGCGCAGACGCAGCGCTGA
- a CDS encoding ComF family protein: MPRSELQLVRAALGEALSLMFPTACAGCDLRDVSLCDECRHLLVPQVRERDVAGLVVRSGTDFGGVPARVLRALKADGRTGLARALAPALAAAAAGWSRPDVVVVAVPTSRAAMRRRGYRVAELLARRAGLRPRRLLTTTRAVADQRGLGRGARAGNVSGSMRAARRLDGVRVLIVDDVVTTGATLAEATRALQAAGAVPVGAATVASTARRRARFDDRIGNARQIGGG, from the coding sequence ATGCCCCGATCAGAGCTGCAGCTCGTGCGCGCCGCCCTCGGCGAGGCCCTCTCGCTGATGTTTCCGACCGCGTGCGCAGGGTGCGACCTGCGGGATGTGTCGCTGTGCGATGAATGTCGGCATCTGCTCGTGCCGCAGGTGCGTGAGCGTGACGTGGCGGGGCTGGTCGTGCGCAGCGGCACAGACTTCGGTGGGGTGCCTGCCCGGGTGCTGCGGGCGCTGAAGGCCGACGGGCGCACGGGGCTCGCCCGCGCGCTGGCCCCTGCGCTGGCAGCCGCGGCGGCGGGCTGGAGCCGGCCCGACGTCGTCGTGGTCGCGGTGCCGACCTCGCGCGCGGCGATGCGCCGACGCGGGTACCGAGTGGCCGAGCTGCTGGCGCGCCGTGCCGGGCTGCGTCCGCGTCGACTGCTGACGACCACCCGTGCCGTGGCCGATCAGCGCGGGCTCGGGCGCGGGGCGCGGGCGGGCAACGTCTCCGGCAGCATGCGCGCAGCGCGACGGCTGGACGGTGTGCGGGTGCTGATCGTCGATGACGTGGTGACCACGGGCGCGACCCTGGCCGAGGCCACCCGCGCGCTGCAGGCGGCCGGAGCCGTGCCGGTGGGGGCGGCGACGGTGGCGTCGACCGCACGACGCCGTGCACGGTTCGATGACCGCATCGGGAACGCCCGGCAAATCGGTGGTGGCTGA
- the hpf gene encoding ribosome hibernation-promoting factor, HPF/YfiA family, with protein METSIVGVGVSVSDRFRGVVDEKALRIANIAPRAQTLDVKVTHRAYHNGRMEDSTVELTLTGKGLPLVRAEAVDGDKFAALDIAVDKLTEQVRRAKEKRVDARRHPRGAVLDKGTGTISGVDLQPASVDVLRAVATGEIPVITGNEGEEDYTPVVIRTKRFDAEWMTVEDAVDRMELVGHDFFLFIDARTDHPSVVYRRKGWDYGVISLTTLAPPQEELVS; from the coding sequence ATGGAAACCAGCATCGTCGGCGTGGGCGTCAGCGTTTCGGATCGGTTCCGCGGCGTGGTGGACGAGAAGGCACTCCGCATCGCCAACATCGCCCCGCGCGCGCAGACCCTCGACGTGAAGGTCACGCATCGGGCGTACCACAACGGTCGCATGGAGGACTCCACGGTCGAGTTGACGCTCACCGGCAAGGGTCTTCCGCTCGTACGCGCCGAAGCCGTGGACGGCGACAAGTTCGCAGCTCTCGACATCGCGGTCGACAAGCTCACCGAGCAGGTGCGCCGAGCCAAAGAAAAGCGTGTGGACGCGCGCAGGCATCCGCGTGGCGCCGTGCTCGACAAGGGCACCGGCACCATCAGCGGAGTGGATCTGCAGCCGGCGTCGGTCGACGTGCTGCGAGCGGTGGCCACCGGTGAGATCCCTGTGATCACGGGCAACGAGGGCGAAGAGGATTACACGCCCGTGGTCATCCGCACCAAGCGGTTCGACGCGGAGTGGATGACGGTCGAAGACGCCGTGGACCGCATGGAGCTGGTCGGCCACGACTTCTTCCTGTTCATCGATGCGCGCACCGATCACCCGAGCGTCGTCTACCGCCGCAAGGGCTGGGACTACGGCGTGATCTCGCTGACGACGCTGGCACCGCCGCAGGAGGAGCTCGTCTCCTGA
- a CDS encoding DUF2249 domain-containing protein, whose translation MFGTAIDRRDMTDIEINRSKQEAAENSQAALNHAAECTCGEANEDLPEMDVQQIPHAIRHAMIFGAVDALKPGAGLIISAGHAPMPLLAQLELRYGEKVTATFVEKGPQRWRVLLRNVA comes from the coding sequence ATGTTCGGAACGGCAATCGACAGGAGAGACATGACCGATATCGAGATCAACCGGTCGAAGCAGGAAGCGGCCGAGAACAGCCAGGCGGCGCTGAACCACGCCGCAGAGTGCACGTGCGGTGAGGCCAACGAAGATCTGCCCGAGATGGACGTGCAGCAGATCCCCCACGCGATCCGCCATGCCATGATCTTCGGCGCCGTCGATGCGCTCAAGCCGGGCGCGGGACTGATCATCTCAGCGGGCCACGCACCGATGCCGCTGCTCGCGCAGCTCGAGCTGCGCTACGGCGAGAAGGTCACCGCGACCTTCGTGGAGAAGGGTCCGCAGCGCTGGCGCGTCCTGCTCCGCAACGTCGCATAG
- a CDS encoding helix-turn-helix transcriptional regulator gives MENTSAQIVGGRRRISASGRRYSSTREMVLRMVEAQASPVSTAALSEATGLHENTIRGHLEQLRTDGYVRREAHPAEGRGRPAWRWRANSQAMQNPYAGLATALADSLARSSDDPIGRARDAGRAWGDEIAATHHSEASGREAVIEAMREQGFAPQDTGDDVLLRRCPLIEAATRHPDIVCAVHQGMIDGVLAARGEEAFSRLHPFTGPSECTLELRARR, from the coding sequence GTGGAAAATACCTCGGCGCAGATCGTGGGGGGCCGCCGCCGGATCTCGGCGAGCGGCCGCCGATACTCCTCGACCCGCGAGATGGTGCTGCGCATGGTCGAGGCGCAGGCGTCGCCGGTGTCGACGGCCGCCCTGAGCGAGGCGACCGGGCTGCACGAGAACACGATCCGCGGCCACCTCGAGCAGTTGCGCACCGACGGATACGTGCGGCGTGAAGCCCACCCCGCCGAAGGGCGGGGCCGGCCCGCATGGCGGTGGCGCGCGAACAGTCAGGCGATGCAGAACCCTTACGCAGGCCTGGCCACGGCGCTCGCCGACTCGCTGGCCCGATCCAGCGACGACCCCATCGGTCGGGCGCGGGATGCCGGTCGGGCGTGGGGCGATGAGATCGCCGCGACCCACCACAGCGAGGCGTCGGGCCGTGAGGCCGTGATCGAGGCCATGCGCGAACAGGGTTTCGCCCCACAGGACACCGGCGACGACGTGCTGCTGCGTCGCTGCCCGCTGATCGAGGCCGCGACGCGGCATCCCGACATCGTCTGCGCCGTGCACCAGGGCATGATCGACGGCGTCCTGGCCGCGCGCGGCGAAGAGGCCTTCAGCCGCCTGCATCCGTTCACCGGTCCCAGCGAGTGCACGCTGGAACTGCGAGCACGCCGGTGA